Genomic window (Cellulosilyticum lentocellum DSM 5427):
TATAATGACCATCACCCACTAAGTATACTTCTCTATGAGTTAAATCCTGGAGTATTTTCTCTTCACCAATAGAAGTATCCATATTAGTAATCACCACATTATCTTTTAGGCTTTTAGCATAAAAGTCCACATTAATATTACTTTTACCGGTAGCACTCTCTATACTCATCAGATAATCTTTTCGGTCTTTCATAATTTTTTGCTGAGCTTCTTCATCAGTTAGTGTACCACCATGAGCTTCTTTGTACTTCTGAATATCTTCTGCCGTTATATTGCTTATAATCTCTGGCTTTCTGTAACGTACAATATAGTCTCTTACATAACCTGCCTTTTGAATAAAGGCTTCATTAAAATAATACGTATTATAAATACTATCTTGACTCGGTATTACTTGACTGTTAAAAAAACTAAACAGTGTCAAAAAACCTACTAAGAAAAATCCTAGAACAGCAATAGTCTTAAGCCAGCTACTATAAATTAATTTTTTCCACCAGGTATCCACTACCCCACACCACCTTTATATACTTTGGTTCTTTGGGATTAATCTCAATTTTCTCTCTTAGTCTACGGATATGAACCGCCACCGTATTCTCTGGTGCAAAAGGGGTATCGTGCCATACGTTTTCATAGATTTGGTGCATCGATAAGACCTGCCCCATATTAATCATGAGATATTGCAAAATTTTGTATTCTGTAGGTGTTAGGCGTACTAGCTCCCCATCTACATAAACCGTATTGGCACCTGTATCCATGCACAAGCCACCTGTCATTAAAAGCTGTGGTGTTTGCTGCATGGCTCCAAGTTTAGTATAACGCCTTAGCTGAGACCTTACCCTCGCTAGAAGCTCAAAGGTATTAAAGGGCTTTGTAATATAGTCATCTGCCCCTAAATTAAGTCCTGCTATTTTATCCGTATCTTCACTTTTAGCTGATAAGATGATAATAGGAATATTTTTTTCCTGCCTTATTTTTAGCGTAGCTGATAAACCATCTAGCTGAGGCATCATAATATCCATTAATATAAGATGAACCTCTTGTTTTTCTATAGCCTCTAGAGCCTCTACGCCGTTGTAAGCTTTTAATGTGCGATAGCCTTCCTTCTGTAAATGAAGGACTATCGAGTTAACAATAAGCTTATCATCATCACAAACTAATACGGTATACGTCATACGCTTTTCCCACCTTCTATATATTCTTATGTTTATTATAACTGAGATTAGCCTCCTTTATAAATAGATTATATTAAAGTGATATTACAAAGGGCTAAATAGGTTTCTTACAATTTCTTAAGAATGTGCTTATGGGGTAAAAGATTCATTATTAAAGATGCGTTATTGAGAAAATGAAAAGGGATGACTACCTTCCGTCGCTC
Coding sequences:
- a CDS encoding response regulator transcription factor gives rise to the protein MTYTVLVCDDDKLIVNSIVLHLQKEGYRTLKAYNGVEALEAIEKQEVHLILMDIMMPQLDGLSATLKIRQEKNIPIIILSAKSEDTDKIAGLNLGADDYITKPFNTFELLARVRSQLRRYTKLGAMQQTPQLLMTGGLCMDTGANTVYVDGELVRLTPTEYKILQYLMINMGQVLSMHQIYENVWHDTPFAPENTVAVHIRRLREKIEINPKEPKYIKVVWGSGYLVEKINL